In Aneurinibacillus sp. REN35, a genomic segment contains:
- a CDS encoding DUF2759 domain-containing protein, translating into MLMNILMFVFTIFVAWGLRNVMKQKNKFAIGFTGVALLVCIFADVLIVMTKFATP; encoded by the coding sequence ATGCTGATGAATATTCTCATGTTTGTGTTCACGATCTTTGTTGCATGGGGTCTTCGTAATGTAATGAAGCAAAAGAACAAGTTTGCGATAGGGTTCACTGGGGTTGCGCTTTTGGTCTGCATATTCGCTGATGTGCTGATTGTAATGACAAAGTTTGCTACACCGTAG
- a CDS encoding 4-hydroxy-3-methylbut-2-enyl diphosphate reductase — protein MEVIKISPRGYCYGVVDAMVLAQKTAQNFDFPRPIYILGMIVHNSHVVKAFEEQEIITLDGPNRMEMLEQIEKGTVIFTAHGVSPQVKERARAKGLTVVDATCPDVTKTHDLIREKVAQGYHVIYIGKKGHPEPEGALGVAPDRVHLIETEADADRLDIAADKLIVTNQTTMSQWDIRHIMNKVIQKYPQCEIHNEICMATQVRQEAVAEQAGEADLLLVVGDPRSNNSNRLAQVAEEIAGVPAYRISDLDELDLSWLKGKRKVAVTSGASTPTPLTKEVIAFLEQYEEAKPETWEKARTVNPKKMLPAYKR, from the coding sequence ATGGAAGTTATTAAAATCTCGCCCCGCGGCTATTGTTACGGCGTCGTGGACGCTATGGTGCTGGCGCAGAAGACAGCACAGAACTTCGATTTTCCGCGGCCAATCTATATTCTTGGCATGATCGTTCATAACAGTCATGTGGTAAAAGCGTTTGAAGAACAGGAGATCATCACCTTAGACGGCCCGAATCGCATGGAGATGCTTGAGCAAATAGAGAAAGGCACTGTCATTTTCACGGCGCACGGCGTATCGCCTCAAGTAAAGGAACGCGCTCGCGCTAAGGGGCTGACTGTTGTAGATGCGACATGCCCGGACGTAACGAAAACCCATGACCTGATTCGGGAGAAGGTTGCCCAAGGATATCATGTCATTTATATTGGGAAAAAAGGCCATCCGGAACCAGAAGGCGCGCTGGGTGTAGCACCTGACCGTGTTCATTTAATTGAGACGGAGGCGGATGCTGACCGGTTGGATATCGCTGCTGATAAGCTGATTGTGACTAACCAGACAACGATGAGCCAATGGGATATTAGGCATATTATGAATAAGGTTATTCAAAAATATCCACAGTGTGAGATTCATAATGAGATCTGCATGGCGACGCAGGTGCGACAGGAAGCGGTGGCTGAACAAGCTGGGGAGGCCGATCTGCTTCTAGTGGTGGGAGACCCGCGCAGCAACAACTCCAACCGCTTGGCTCAGGTGGCCGAGGAGATTGCAGGTGTGCCGGCATATCGCATTTCTGATCTGGATGAATTGGACCTGTCTTGGCTTAAGGGCAAGCGCAAAGTAGCCGTTACATCTGGGGCTTCCACGCCGACACCGCTTACCAAGGAGGTTATTGCCTTTCTTGAACAATATGAAGAGGCAAAACCGGAGACGTGGGAGAAGGCGCGGACAGTGAATCCGAAGAAGATGCTGCCGGCATATAAGCGATAA
- a CDS encoding YciI family protein — protein sequence MKYVAFLPIIDQEKNAQHRPAHLAYINRLYHEGKIMAAGPFTDGKGGMVIYIADTYEEALELAQNDPVIIEGARTLELREWGALGLPLEL from the coding sequence ATGAAATATGTTGCATTTTTACCAATTATTGATCAGGAAAAGAACGCCCAGCATCGCCCTGCTCACCTTGCGTATATTAACAGGCTCTATCATGAAGGAAAAATTATGGCTGCCGGCCCGTTTACGGACGGAAAGGGCGGCATGGTTATTTATATTGCTGATACATATGAAGAAGCGCTTGAACTCGCACAGAATGATCCGGTGATCATCGAAGGTGCTCGCACGCTTGAATTACGTGAATGGGGTGCGCTGGGACTGCCGCTTGAGTTATAA